Proteins co-encoded in one bacterium 336/3 genomic window:
- a CDS encoding cyclic nucleotide-binding protein has product METLKLYFQSISFDSEKTEKIISYFKKQSFDKGSYFVKEGKKSLQMGFIEIGQFQYYSITKTGEERTTYISLPNTFVASLLTYLTETPARENIRALTNATIWVIDKKDVVTLQNEIPSFKDFYIKLIEWQICCIDKAKFDLITLTAEERYEKVLREEPELLQQVPLQYIASMLGITPRHLSRLRNKV; this is encoded by the coding sequence ATGGAAACATTAAAACTTTATTTTCAGAGTATCAGTTTTGACAGTGAAAAAACTGAAAAAATTATAAGTTACTTCAAAAAGCAGTCATTTGACAAAGGCAGCTATTTCGTAAAAGAAGGCAAAAAGTCTTTACAAATGGGTTTCATTGAAATTGGACAATTTCAATACTACTCAATTACGAAAACTGGAGAAGAACGAACCACATATATTTCACTGCCAAATACTTTTGTCGCTTCTCTTTTAACTTATTTGACAGAAACACCTGCAAGGGAAAATATTAGAGCATTGACAAATGCAACAATTTGGGTAATTGACAAAAAAGATGTAGTAACTTTACAAAATGAGATTCCAAGCTTCAAAGATTTTTATATTAAACTCATTGAATGGCAAATATGCTGTATTGACAAAGCAAAATTTGACCTCATAACACTGACTGCTGAGGAGCGTTATGAGAAAGTATTGCGTGAAGAACCTGAATTACTACAACAAGTACCTTTACAATATATCGCATCCATGTTGGGTATCACACCTAGACATCTGAGCAGACTAAGAAATAAAGTGTAA